TACTCAAAGTATTTCTTGCAGAAGAGACTAAGTGTAGCATAAACTTGATTTAATCATGTCACAGAGAAACCTTTTCCTATAATTTGTAGATCCTCTGGATTCCACTATCAACCACTTTTACTTGAGTTTCTGAGGAAGAGATACTTTTTACGTATAGAATGAGGAAGTAACACATAATTTTCAGTTTAAGGCAAAAGATTCTCCTGAAGAAAAGCTATAAAGATGAAAGGTaaatcaaagacttttttttacaAACAAATTTACCTTCTTCAAATTTTCCTCAGGCAACTATTTCTCTTATTTGTTCAACTGCAATAAAAATCTTTTATAAGTATATTGTTATAAACAAAAGTATTATTTCATATATGCTAAgggaattaaaataatttttttctttcaaactttAATCTTTACAGATATGACTATGTGGCTGCCtttggaggaaaaggaacaggAAAAATCATGCACCCAGAAGGACAGATGCCTGTGACGGAGGCCGACAACATAGACCCAGGGCTAGTCAATGTCAGTAGGCTGCCTATGGGGATTTCAAGGTCAATCTTCCAGGCAAGTCCTCTGTACCAGAGCAATAAGCATCCATCCCCTTCTCAAGTTTCTCAGTTTCAAGGATTTCAACAGCTTAACAAAATCACACCAACCCATTCATCTACAGACATAAAAGCCTTTAACTTTCAATTATCTAGTATGAGTAATGATAGCCAACAAGAGAAAATTGGAAACCCCCAACCAAATATCTCAAACTCTCGCCCACCATTCAATTGCCTGCAATCAATTCAAGACAAAACGACAGTAAGTAGATCTGGGATGTCTGTTCAGATGACTCCAGAGAGAATGACAGAAGCAGAAGAGAAATCCAGCAACACATGGAAGAACATTAGAAAATCATATGTACAGAAAAAAGTATCAGCTCAAAAAGTGCCTCATTTTGTTCCTGATCAAGCACCTGAGAGGAAAAAAACAAGCCCCCTCAATCCTGCATATGCCATCCGAAAGTCACGTATGATTAATGGTATCCATATGCGGTCATTTAGGGATAGGGTGATTCACCTACTGGCACTGAAAGACTACAAGAAATCAGAACTTCTTGTTCAATTGCAAAAAGATGGTATCAAAATAAATGACTCcaattttcttggaaaaattCTGCTGCAGGTGGCTAATCTGAATGCCACTACTTTGTCGTATACTTTAAAGGACAGTATCTTCAAAGAGGTCCAGAGAGATTGGCCTGGTTATAAtaaggaagacaagcagtcactGGATTTGGTACTTTCCAGAAAACTGCATCCATTTCACAATGCTACCGAGGTCACCCATAGCAAAGAAACATCTGTAATTTCTAAAACAGATGATACATCATCCTCAAAggatcattttcttcatttatctgATATTGatactttaattaaaaacaaaggagGACTCTGTTCCCCTAAATCTGCTGTGCAGTTAGCATCAAACGGCTATGTAAGCAGTGAGAAGTCTATGATTCTGCCATGCTCTGCAGCTCCTACCAAATATGTTACTTTACCACTGCCTAACTCTCACCTGCCAATTTCGAATTCACCACTGCTCATCAAATCCAATAGTAATATTTCCTGTGCTCCAGAAAGATCTGAGAGTCAATACAC
The window above is part of the Rattus norvegicus strain BN/NHsdMcwi chromosome X, GRCr8, whole genome shotgun sequence genome. Proteins encoded here:
- the Ell2l1 gene encoding RNA polymerase II elongation factor ELL2-like isoform X1, which gives rise to MDRYDYVAAFGGKGTGKIMHPEGQMPVTEADNIDPGLVNVSRLPMGISRSIFQASPLYQSNKHPSPSQVSQFQGFQQLNKITPTHSSTDIKAFNFQLSSMSNDSQQEKIGNPQPNISNSRPPFNCLQSIQDKTTVSRSGMSVQMTPERMTEAEEKSSNTWKNIRKSYVQKKVSAQKVPHFVPDQAPERKKTSPLNPAYAIRKSRMINGIHMRSFRDRVIHLLALKDYKKSELLVQLQKDGIKINDSNFLGKILLQVANLNATTLSYTLKDSIFKEVQRDWPGYNKEDKQSLDLVLSRKLHPFHNATEVTHSKETSVISKTDDTSSSKDHFLHLSDIDTLIKNKGGLCSPKSAVQLASNGYVSSEKSMILPCSAAPTKYVTLPLPNSHLPISNSPLLIKSNSNISCAPERSESQYTCDSIHHDGSTIEREMNKCTSSETSSCASVQKKHSMPNEMQHFMPEKFKCAFAKRKTTIPNYITSMKEIPKIDFNKQDEIMESNSNKEVKKAFADSGKFVTTCGTPEYLSNYSIIVSSDQRQYYEDEFRADYSEYQAMYDKIQISCTPIIDLDSERKGFSPGSKEYQDITKKISIEYQKMRQLNPKFCEEKNKCVFLYNKLIHIKKLINDFDNQKVKSTQ
- the Ell2l1 gene encoding RNA polymerase II elongation factor ELL2-like isoform X2; the protein is MHPEGQMPVTEADNIDPGLVNVSRLPMGISRSIFQASPLYQSNKHPSPSQVSQFQGFQQLNKITPTHSSTDIKAFNFQLSSMSNDSQQEKIGNPQPNISNSRPPFNCLQSIQDKTTVSRSGMSVQMTPERMTEAEEKSSNTWKNIRKSYVQKKVSAQKVPHFVPDQAPERKKTSPLNPAYAIRKSRMINGIHMRSFRDRVIHLLALKDYKKSELLVQLQKDGIKINDSNFLGKILLQVANLNATTLSYTLKDSIFKEVQRDWPGYNKEDKQSLDLVLSRKLHPFHNATEVTHSKETSVISKTDDTSSSKDHFLHLSDIDTLIKNKGGLCSPKSAVQLASNGYVSSEKSMILPCSAAPTKYVTLPLPNSHLPISNSPLLIKSNSNISCAPERSESQYTCDSIHHDGSTIEREMNKCTSSETSSCASVQKKHSMPNEMQHFMPEKFKCAFAKRKTTIPNYITSMKEIPKIDFNKQDEIMESNSNKEVKKAFADSGKFVTTCGTPEYLSNYSIIVSSDQRQYYEDEFRADYSEYQAMYDKIQISCTPIIDLDSERKGFSPGSKEYQDITKKISIEYQKMRQLNPKFCEEKNKCVFLYNKLIHIKKLINDFDNQKVKSTQ